Proteins encoded together in one Triticum dicoccoides isolate Atlit2015 ecotype Zavitan chromosome 7B, WEW_v2.0, whole genome shotgun sequence window:
- the LOC119340677 gene encoding 60S ribosomal protein L18a-like protein has protein sequence MAMQQTRDPTSKLPSASPFAGTSPPPYHHHHYGTFSPPAPPPPVAAAAYDPSLKGRSAQGVVAFPCTIQQQVFVEGLPVREPRLPFCGVGVGWALFLLGFFLAAIPWYIGAFLLFFVALDHREKPGLIVCTVAGIFAVVPFMLNGIRMRPFFF, from the exons ATGGCGATGCAACAGACCAGGGACCCCACCTCCAAGCTCCCCTCCGCCTCCCCCTTCGCCGGCACCAGCCCTCCCCcataccaccaccaccactacggCACCTTCTCCcctcctgctccgccgccgcccgtcgctgcAGCCGCCTACGACCCCTCCCTGAAAG GACGCAGTGCTCAGGGCGTTGTTGCTTTCCCGTGCACTATCCAGCAGCAGGTCTTCGTGGAGGGCCTCCCAGTCCGGGAGCCGCGGCTGCCGTTCTGCGGCGTCGGCGTCGGCTGGGCTTT GTTCTTACTAGGGTTCTTCTTGGCTGCAATTCCCTGGTATATTGGTGCTTTTCTTCTATTCTTTGTTGCTTTGGATCACCGGGAGAAGCCTGGATTGATTGTCTGCACAGTTGCT GGCATTTTTGCAGTAGTCCCTTTCATGCTCAATGGCATAAGAATGCGTCCGTTCTTTTTTTGA